The genomic window TGCACTTTCTTGAGGTAGTATATACCTATAAAAAGAGTAGAAGCCTTTAGATGTATTACCTCCAGGGAAAAAATGCTTAAAATTACCTTTCATAAAATCACACTCCTATATTCATATCAGTACATTATATTAGAAGAAAAATAAAAGTTTACAAAAATTTTTATAAGTACAATAAAAATGAATTTATTTATTGATTTTTTGTGTGAAATTGTTACAATAAATAAGGTGAATTCAATATTTAAAATCTAAATTATTTTTAATAAAATTTAAATGTTAATATATTACATTGTTGTTTACTGTTTTGGAATTAATTTGTAACAATTAATTAATAAATAAATTGTATAATATAAGTGTAATCTATTTAAAAATTTGAGTATCTTTTAAGTAATTGTTGATTTGATATGATTTATAATTTAAAATTTTACTATAATTAAGTCAACAATTTAAAATAAAGAAGAAAGTTTAGATGAAAGTGGAGGAAGGAGAGTAAATGTCAAAAAAAAGACACTTGTTGATTGTTGCTATTATTGTGTTTATTAGTATTATTTTCGTAGGATGTAAAGACTTTACCGGTAACGATACTCCTTCATGTGATGCAAACAAACAAGAAGTAGTTCATCAGAAAGAGAATGTAGTTGTAGCTTCTAAAGAAGAGGTAAATGAAAATGAAAATGGAAATACTAATGGAAATTTAAATAATTTTGGACTTGCTGTGGAAAAGAGAGGTTGGATTTATTACCTATATGAAAAAGACGATAAAGGATATATATACAAAAAGAAGATAGATGGTTCTTTAAATACAAAATTATGTGATGACTATGGATTTTATATAAATGTAGTAGGAAACTATATTTATTATAATAATGCTGATGATAACAATCATATTTATAGAATAAAAACAGATGGCACAGGAAGAGAAAAAATTTCTAATGATATTGTACAAGATGTTTTTGTAGAGGGAAAATTTATTTATTATGTAAATGCTGAGGACGGCAAAATATACAAGCTTAAAATTGATAATAAAGAGAAAGTTAAATTAACTGATGATATTATGGAAATAGGTGGTATTGCAGTAGATAAAGAATTTATATACTACAATAATAAAGGGATTACTAAAATTAAGAAAGATGGATCAGCAAAAACATCGATTCTACAAGATAACAGCAATGTTTTTAGTATAATAGATGTAGATCAGCAGTGGATATATTATTTAAATGATGTTGGATTATTTAGAATAAAAAAAGATGGTACATTAAAGGAACAATTATATAGCGGATCAGCATCTTGGGGAAACCTTAAGGGAGAATATATATTTTTTAGTGACATAAATAGTGGGTGTATATATAAGATTAGTAAAGACGGAAAGAGTAAAACAAAAATAGTAGAAGACTTAGCTTATAAAATCAATATTGTTGGAACTGAAATTTATTATGATTATTCTAATAGACCTATGAAAATGAAGTGGGTAAGTGAAAAATAATTTAAATACTATAGTTTGAGATATTAATATAAAAAACGTCTAATGAAAAGTTTATTTTTCATTAGACGTTTTTTATATTAAATTAAAAATTTCTTAAAACATAGGCAAATTAACTATAAGCTCTATCTAATGTAATAAGAGCATTGTAAAGAGGATGAATTTTCTTTAGTTCTTTATCTATATTAATTTTAAGATTTTCTTCATCTTTTAAAGTTAATTTTGAACTAAAATCAACTACAATATCAAAAATTAAATTTTTATACTCTCCATCACCAACGATTCTAAAATCATGAAAAGATTTAATTTGAGGAAAATTTTCTAAGACTTTTCCTACTTCTATCCTAGCTTTATTTATTTCCTCATCGTCTGTATTTACTGGATCCATGTGTATAACTAAAAATATATCTAAGTTTTTAGAAATTTCATTTTCTGCTTTATCTATTATTTCATGGATTTTAACAATAGATATATCATAAGGAACTTCTGCATGTATAGAAGCCATTCTTCTTCCAGGACCATAGTTGTGTATTATTAAATCATGAACTCCTATAATATTTTCATATTTTAGTACTTCATTTTTTAATTCTTCAACAAGTTCAGGATCGGGAGCTTCACCCAATAGTGGATTAATTGTATCTTTTATTAAAGAGTATCCAGAGTATAAAATAAATAACGATACTGCGATACCTACATACCCGTCAATAGGAAAGGATATCCACTTAGAAAGTAGTAATGAAAATGCTACAGTACTTGAAGATATAACATCAGTTAAGGCATCTAAAGAAGATGCTTGAAGAGCAGAGGAATTTATTTTTTTTCCTATGTATTTGTTGAATTTACTTAGCCATATTTTAGCACCGACGGATATTAATAATAAAATAAAAGGTATTAGTTGAAAATTTATTTTTTCAGGATTCATTATTTTGTTAAAAGAAGACTTAGTAAATTCTACTCCAACCATGAGAACCATAAAAGCTACAATTAATCCAGAAATATATTCTATTCTACCATGTCCAAAAGGATGTTCTTTATCAGCAGGCTTAGAAGCTAATTTGAATCCAGCAATAGTTATAACTGAAGATAAAACGTCTGATAAGTTGTTGAAGGCGTCTGCTGTTACAGCAATACTTTTAACCAATAATCCAATAAAGAGTTTTATTAAAAAAAGAATAAAGTTAACTACTATACCTACTACTCCGCCTAAATATCCATAAGATTCTCTAACTTTATGATTATTTGTATTTTCGTAGTCTTTTACAAATTTAGTAACTAGTAATTTTGAAAGCATTTTATCACCTCTAACATAAATTTACTCTTCATATTATAGCACAACTAAAAAATGTTGCGAGGCAATGTTTTGGAGAATGTAAATTGATGAAAATAATACTTGTT from Clostridium sp. MB40-C1 includes these protein-coding regions:
- a CDS encoding DUF5050 domain-containing protein, which encodes MSKKRHLLIVAIIVFISIIFVGCKDFTGNDTPSCDANKQEVVHQKENVVVASKEEVNENENGNTNGNLNNFGLAVEKRGWIYYLYEKDDKGYIYKKKIDGSLNTKLCDDYGFYINVVGNYIYYNNADDNNHIYRIKTDGTGREKISNDIVQDVFVEGKFIYYVNAEDGKIYKLKIDNKEKVKLTDDIMEIGGIAVDKEFIYYNNKGITKIKKDGSAKTSILQDNSNVFSIIDVDQQWIYYLNDVGLFRIKKDGTLKEQLYSGSASWGNLKGEYIFFSDINSGCIYKISKDGKSKTKIVEDLAYKINIVGTEIYYDYSNRPMKMKWVSEK
- a CDS encoding cation diffusion facilitator family transporter translates to MLSKLLVTKFVKDYENTNNHKVRESYGYLGGVVGIVVNFILFLIKLFIGLLVKSIAVTADAFNNLSDVLSSVITIAGFKLASKPADKEHPFGHGRIEYISGLIVAFMVLMVGVEFTKSSFNKIMNPEKINFQLIPFILLLISVGAKIWLSKFNKYIGKKINSSALQASSLDALTDVISSSTVAFSLLLSKWISFPIDGYVGIAVSLFILYSGYSLIKDTINPLLGEAPDPELVEELKNEVLKYENIIGVHDLIIHNYGPGRRMASIHAEVPYDISIVKIHEIIDKAENEISKNLDIFLVIHMDPVNTDDEEINKARIEVGKVLENFPQIKSFHDFRIVGDGEYKNLIFDIVVDFSSKLTLKDEENLKINIDKELKKIHPLYNALITLDRAYS